A window of the Branchiostoma floridae strain S238N-H82 chromosome 12, Bfl_VNyyK, whole genome shotgun sequence genome harbors these coding sequences:
- the LOC118428208 gene encoding profilin-1A-like isoform X1, producing the protein MSWQSYIDQSLLGTGQVAKAAIHGMDGSAWATSKGFKVTSDQVLKIVNAFNTGTLAEFYTSGMYIGTETTESGTEQEIKYKFIKQNGKAFYVKEGDTGACIFKTNTCLIIAVYEDGMQAGNCNDVVEKLGEYLLECNF; encoded by the exons ATGAGCTGGCAGAGCTACATCGACCAATCTTTGTTGGGAACCGGGCAGGTTGCGAAGGCCGCCATCCACGGCATGGACGGGAGCGCATGGGCGACGAGCAAGGGCTTCAAG GTCACTTCAGATCAAGTACTGAAAATAGTCAATGCCTTCAACACGGGCACCCTAGCCGAATTCTACACAT CTGGCATGTATATAGGTACAGAAACGACTGAAAGTGGAACAGAGCAGGAGATCAAATACAAGTTTATAAAGCAGAATGGTAAGGCATTCTATGTCAAAGAAGGCGACACGGGAGCATGCATCTTCAAGACAAACACGT GTTTGATCATCGCTGTGTATGAAGATGGCATGCAGGCAGGCAACTGCAATGATGTAGTGGAAAAACTGGGGGAATACCTCTTGGAGTGCAACTTCTAG
- the LOC118428208 gene encoding profilin-1B-like isoform X2: MSWQSYIDQSLLGTGQVAKAAIHGMDGSAWATSKGFKVTSDQVLKIVNAFNTGTLAEFYTSGLFIGEGDNKYKFLRQNENSLYVKKGEAGACIFKTKQCLIFGVYSEGMQPGNCNNVVEKLGDYLIGSGY, encoded by the exons ATGAGCTGGCAGAGCTACATCGACCAATCTTTGTTGGGAACCGGGCAGGTTGCGAAGGCCGCCATCCACGGCATGGACGGGAGCGCATGGGCGACGAGCAAGGGCTTCAAG GTCACTTCAGATCAAGTACTGAAAATAGTCAATGCCTTCAACACGGGCACCCTAGCCGAATTCTACACAT CTGGGCTCTTCATTGGTGAGGGGGACAACAAGTACAAGTTCCTGAGGCAGAACGAGAACTCCCTCTATGTGAAGAAGGGAGAAGCTGGTGCATGCATCTTCAAGACCAAGCAGT gtttgATCTTTGGGGTCTACAGTGAAGGCATGCAGCCTGGTAACTGCAACAACGTGGTGGAGAAACTCGGCGACTACCTCATCGGCAGCGGCTATTAG